A single genomic interval of Granulicella tundricola MP5ACTX9 harbors:
- a CDS encoding glutathione peroxidase, translated as MSTLFEIPLKTLSGEDSNLAPYAGHVLLIVNTASKCGLTPQYEGLEQLYSTYKDRGFDVLGFPANDFAGQEPGTAQEIQKFCTLSYNVTFPMFDKTVVTGAEKSPLYTQLIAAQPVARVADPKFKDNLRGYGLTVNEEPELTWNFEKFLVNRKGEVVARFAPDTLPTDDAVIQAIERELTAQA; from the coding sequence ATGTCGACTCTCTTTGAAATTCCTCTCAAGACTCTCTCCGGTGAAGACTCCAACCTTGCGCCTTACGCGGGCCACGTCCTGCTCATCGTCAACACTGCGTCCAAGTGCGGCCTGACCCCGCAGTATGAGGGCCTCGAGCAGCTGTACTCCACGTACAAGGATCGCGGCTTCGACGTACTGGGCTTTCCGGCCAACGACTTTGCCGGCCAGGAGCCGGGGACCGCGCAGGAGATCCAGAAGTTCTGCACGCTCTCCTACAACGTGACCTTTCCGATGTTCGATAAGACTGTCGTCACCGGCGCGGAGAAGAGCCCGCTCTACACGCAGCTGATCGCGGCCCAGCCGGTCGCGCGTGTTGCCGATCCCAAGTTCAAGGATAATCTCCGCGGCTACGGTCTCACGGTGAATGAAGAGCCAGAGCTGACCTGGAACTTCGAGAAGTTCCTGGTCAACCGCAAGGGCGAGGTCGTCGCACGCTTTGCGCCGGATACGCTTCCCACCGATGATGCCGTGATCCAGGCGATCGAGCGCGAGCTCACCGCACAGGCATAG
- a CDS encoding M61 family metallopeptidase: MQKLVPCLLAATLFTSAACAQKTPIRITADLTEAPRKLYHAEIDLPVKAGAITLITPQWIPGNHAPTGPASQIVGVIFTAAGKDGQIKQLPWRRDDVNLYEFHLEIPAGVTSLHAHLDAIVDSRVSRQMACLEWERLMLYPAHIPVKDIAIEPSVTVPAGWGIGTALTPVGAPTPPPPTTGIMESAHTPLPGSTTTHYAPTDVEQLLDSPVIAGKYFHEFPLAPEVSPKHYIDVVSDKPEDSNLRPELLAEISNLVREATTAYASSHYNAYHFLLTLSDVAGGEGLEHGQSSDNGIGEKGFSDESHQAVEADLLAHEFTHSWDGKYRRPVELYQKDFATPQQGQLLWVYEGMTQYMGNVLAARSGLRNQEQYRDFLAMSASSLDLESGRNWRSTEDTSIASSIDRHPTLWGNWERGQAYYQEGELMWLDADTLIREKTGGKKSLTDLQRIFLGKGGNTGPLIVTYDRKELIADLNQVLPYDWATFLHERIDLPTPHTDLAGIERGGYKLVYTDKPNASERNAARVYPQYFGGADAWASLGLRAGTSGTISDVRYDGPADKAMLSPGMKIIAVNGQAYSGDAVRQALDDTKGNDKPIRLILQQESAISTAEISYHEGQKYPTLQRIDGTPALMDEITKPLSPATVLPAPKAGKKSEE, translated from the coding sequence ATGCAAAAGCTTGTTCCCTGCCTCCTTGCCGCGACTCTGTTTACCTCTGCCGCGTGTGCTCAGAAGACTCCCATCCGCATCACTGCAGACCTGACGGAGGCACCGCGCAAGCTGTACCACGCGGAGATCGATCTGCCGGTGAAGGCCGGCGCGATCACACTGATTACGCCACAGTGGATTCCGGGCAACCACGCCCCTACCGGGCCTGCCAGCCAGATCGTCGGCGTGATCTTCACTGCGGCTGGAAAAGACGGCCAGATCAAGCAGCTTCCGTGGCGTCGCGACGACGTGAATCTTTACGAGTTTCATCTTGAGATTCCTGCCGGCGTGACCAGCCTGCACGCGCACCTGGATGCCATTGTGGACTCCCGCGTCTCTCGCCAGATGGCGTGCCTGGAGTGGGAGCGGCTGATGCTCTATCCCGCGCATATCCCGGTGAAAGACATTGCGATTGAGCCTTCCGTGACCGTGCCTGCGGGCTGGGGCATCGGCACCGCGCTGACGCCGGTGGGTGCGCCTACACCACCGCCGCCGACCACCGGCATCATGGAGTCGGCACACACGCCGCTGCCTGGATCGACGACGACGCACTATGCGCCGACGGACGTCGAGCAGCTTCTGGATTCGCCGGTCATCGCGGGCAAGTATTTTCATGAGTTCCCGCTTGCGCCTGAGGTCTCGCCCAAGCACTACATCGATGTGGTCTCGGATAAGCCAGAGGACTCGAACCTGCGGCCTGAGCTGCTGGCCGAGATCTCCAACCTCGTCCGCGAGGCCACCACGGCCTACGCCTCCAGCCACTACAACGCCTACCACTTCCTGCTGACGCTCTCTGATGTTGCGGGCGGTGAAGGCCTGGAGCATGGGCAGTCGTCGGATAACGGCATCGGCGAGAAGGGCTTCTCGGATGAGTCGCATCAGGCGGTTGAAGCCGACCTGCTGGCGCATGAGTTTACCCACTCCTGGGACGGCAAGTATCGCCGCCCGGTGGAGCTCTACCAGAAGGACTTTGCCACGCCGCAGCAGGGGCAACTGCTGTGGGTTTATGAGGGCATGACGCAGTACATGGGCAACGTGCTGGCGGCTCGCTCCGGCCTGCGCAACCAGGAACAGTACCGCGACTTCCTTGCTATGTCGGCTTCGTCGCTCGATCTGGAGTCGGGGCGCAACTGGCGCTCGACCGAAGACACGTCCATTGCGAGTTCGATCGACCGTCATCCCACGCTGTGGGGCAACTGGGAGCGTGGGCAGGCCTACTACCAGGAAGGCGAGCTGATGTGGCTCGACGCCGATACGCTGATCCGCGAGAAGACGGGCGGCAAGAAGTCGCTGACCGACCTGCAGCGCATCTTCCTGGGCAAGGGCGGCAACACCGGCCCGCTCATCGTGACATACGACCGCAAGGAGCTGATCGCGGATCTCAACCAGGTGCTGCCGTACGACTGGGCGACGTTCCTGCACGAGCGCATCGATCTGCCCACGCCGCATACGGATCTTGCGGGTATCGAACGCGGCGGCTACAAGCTGGTCTATACGGACAAGCCCAACGCCAGTGAACGCAATGCGGCGCGGGTTTATCCGCAGTACTTCGGCGGCGCGGATGCATGGGCGTCGCTAGGGCTGCGCGCCGGGACCTCCGGTACGATCTCCGATGTGCGCTATGACGGGCCGGCTGATAAGGCGATGCTCTCGCCCGGGATGAAGATCATCGCGGTCAACGGCCAGGCTTACTCCGGCGATGCGGTGCGCCAGGCGCTCGACGATACGAAGGGCAACGATAAGCCGATCCGGCTGATCCTGCAGCAGGAGTCGGCGATCTCGACCGCTGAGATCAGCTATCACGAAGGCCAGAAGTACCCGACGCTGCAACGCATCGACGGGACTCCGGCACTGATGGATGAGATCACCAAACCGCTCAGCCCGGCGACCGTATTGCCTGCTCCGAAGGCCGGCAAAAAGTCTGAAGAGTAA
- a CDS encoding alpha/beta fold hydrolase, with amino-acid sequence MPRTTARLASLLLVASSAFTAFAQAPAHVNKWATIAKEGFYTIPNFKFGTGETLPELKLQYLTLGTPHKDAAGHTDNAVLLLHGTGGNASTLLSPVFSDVLFGPGQPLDITKYYLILPADIGMGESSKPSDGLHMKFPAYDYDDMVRSQQIMLTEGLHVDHLRLILGTSMGCMQSFVWGEAYPEFMDALAPFACQAVELAGRNRMWRYMAIQGIKNDPAWMGGEYKTEPIQGITFANELSIIAGSAPLQMQKNQPTRELAEKFVDQSLARSVPTIDANNYIYYVNASRNYDPSKHLDRIKVPLLWINSADDFINPPELGLAQKQIKEIPKGRFILLPITDATRGHGTHTNAAIWKDDLIQLMKESEKK; translated from the coding sequence ATGCCTCGCACGACCGCACGCCTCGCCTCTCTGCTGCTTGTTGCCTCCTCTGCGTTTACCGCGTTCGCGCAGGCTCCTGCCCATGTCAACAAGTGGGCGACGATCGCCAAGGAAGGCTTTTACACGATCCCGAACTTCAAGTTCGGCACCGGCGAGACGCTGCCTGAGCTGAAGCTGCAGTACCTGACGCTGGGCACGCCGCACAAGGATGCCGCCGGCCATACGGACAACGCCGTACTGCTCCTACACGGCACCGGCGGGAACGCGAGCACGCTGCTGAGCCCGGTCTTCTCGGATGTGTTGTTTGGGCCCGGGCAGCCGTTGGATATCACCAAGTACTACCTCATCCTGCCGGCTGATATCGGCATGGGTGAGTCGTCCAAGCCGTCCGATGGACTGCACATGAAGTTTCCCGCGTACGACTATGACGACATGGTTCGTTCCCAGCAGATCATGCTGACGGAAGGGCTGCACGTCGATCACCTGCGCCTGATCCTGGGGACCTCCATGGGCTGCATGCAGTCGTTCGTCTGGGGCGAGGCCTACCCCGAGTTCATGGATGCGCTGGCGCCGTTTGCCTGCCAGGCCGTGGAGCTCGCAGGGCGCAACCGCATGTGGCGCTACATGGCCATCCAGGGCATCAAGAACGATCCCGCCTGGATGGGCGGCGAGTACAAGACGGAGCCGATCCAGGGCATTACCTTTGCCAACGAGCTTTCGATCATCGCCGGCTCCGCGCCGCTGCAGATGCAGAAGAACCAGCCGACGCGTGAGCTGGCGGAGAAGTTCGTCGATCAGAGCCTGGCACGCAGCGTTCCGACGATCGATGCGAACAACTACATCTACTACGTGAACGCCAGCCGCAACTACGATCCCAGCAAGCACCTCGACCGCATCAAGGTGCCGCTACTCTGGATCAACTCGGCCGACGACTTCATCAACCCGCCGGAGCTTGGGCTCGCCCAGAAGCAGATCAAGGAGATCCCCAAAGGCCGCTTCATTTTGCTGCCCATCACCGACGCAACGCGCGGCCATGGAACGCATACTAACGCCGCCATCTGGAAGGATGACCTGATCCAGTTGATGAAGGAATCGGAGAAGAAATAA